A single window of Nicotiana sylvestris chromosome 3, ASM39365v2, whole genome shotgun sequence DNA harbors:
- the LOC138888247 gene encoding uncharacterized protein, which produces MNRNSTPYRPKANGAVEAANKNIKKILRKMVQGSRQWHEKIPFALLGYHTTVRTSVGATLYLLLYGTEAVIPTEVEISSLRIVTEAKIDDDEWVKTWLEQLSLIDEKILFAVCHGQLWKPKASSLPNGAVHLTDIKDKCVDMSINSDAVKRYHV; this is translated from the exons ATGAATCGGAACTCCACTccgtatcgccccaaggcaaatggagctgttgaggctgccaacaagaacataaagaagatacttcgtaagatggttcaaggttctaggcagtggcatgaaaagatACCTTTTGCCTTACTAggttatcacactactgttcgcacttcagtaggtgcaactcttTATTTGCTATTATATGGAACTGAGGCAGTTATACCTACAGAAGTTGAGATTTCATCCCTTCGGATCGTTACAGAAGctaaaattgatgatgatgagtgggtcaaaacctggctagagcagttgagtttgattgatgagaaaatattgtttgcagtatgtcatggtcaatt GTGGAAGCCAAAGGCAAGTTCACTCCCCAATGGTGCTGTGCATTTAACAGACATAAAagacaaatgtgtagatatgtctatcaattctgatgcagttaagaggtaccatgtatga